A part of Longimicrobium sp. genomic DNA contains:
- a CDS encoding OsmC family peroxiredoxin has translation MPTRRASATWEGGLQKGNGSFSGESGAIAGAYSFGTRFGGEPGTNPEELLAAAEAACFSMALSLGLEKNGTPPTRVHTDAACTIDKVGEGFKITTMQLQVTARVDGIDDATFQSIAQATKVGCPVSQALAGVDIQLQATLESGAA, from the coding sequence ATGCCGACACGCAGGGCGAGCGCGACGTGGGAAGGCGGACTGCAGAAGGGGAACGGCAGCTTCAGCGGCGAGAGCGGCGCCATCGCGGGCGCCTACTCGTTCGGCACCCGATTCGGGGGCGAGCCGGGGACCAACCCCGAGGAACTGCTGGCCGCGGCCGAGGCGGCGTGCTTCAGCATGGCTCTGTCCCTCGGGCTGGAGAAGAATGGAACGCCGCCCACGCGGGTGCACACCGATGCCGCCTGCACCATCGACAAGGTGGGCGAGGGCTTCAAGATCACTACCATGCAGCTGCAGGTGACGGCGCGGGTGGACGGGATCGACGACGCGACGTTCCAGTCCATCGCGCAGGCCACGAAGGTGGGGTGCCCCGTGTCGCAGGCGCTCGCCGGGGTCGACATCCAGCTGCAGGCCACCCTGGAGTCCGGCGCCGCCTGA
- a CDS encoding CoA-binding protein — translation MEAVPQEAVEILKSTRTIAVLGMKGDDDAMAPAHGVPMYLAAHGYQITPVNPKLARDGYPGAVASLGDLPAAPDLVQVFRGSDQVAKHVDELLALKPKAVWLQLGIRNDEAAARLQEAGIRVVQDRCMYKDHHALSDAGEI, via the coding sequence ATGGAAGCGGTACCGCAGGAAGCGGTGGAGATCCTCAAGAGCACCAGGACCATCGCCGTGCTGGGGATGAAGGGCGACGACGATGCGATGGCCCCCGCGCACGGCGTGCCGATGTACCTGGCCGCCCACGGGTACCAGATCACTCCCGTGAACCCCAAGCTGGCCCGGGACGGCTACCCCGGCGCGGTCGCCAGCCTGGGCGACCTGCCCGCCGCGCCGGACCTGGTGCAGGTGTTCCGCGGCTCGGACCAGGTGGCGAAGCACGTGGACGAGCTCCTGGCGCTCAAGCCGAAGGCCGTCTGGCTCCAGCTCGGCATCCGGAACGACGAGGCCGCGGCGCGGCTGCAGGAGGCCGGCATCCGCGTGGTGCAGGACCGCTGCATGTACAAGGACCACCACGCGCTCTCGGACGCAGGCGAGATCTGA
- the apaG gene encoding Co2+/Mg2+ efflux protein ApaG, whose amino-acid sequence MLFYRITDGIRVTATPYYLEAHSDPSEPRFVFAYGIRIENVGDQPARLRWRHWFIHDPAAGDSEVQGEGVVGQEPLIAPGGVHEYQSFCVLRGPEGHMEGYYVMERPDGATFQAAIPRFLLRRNQA is encoded by the coding sequence ATGCTGTTCTACCGCATCACCGACGGAATTCGCGTCACCGCGACGCCCTACTACCTGGAGGCGCACTCGGACCCGTCCGAGCCGCGCTTCGTTTTCGCGTACGGCATCCGCATCGAGAACGTGGGCGACCAGCCGGCGCGCCTCCGGTGGCGGCACTGGTTCATCCACGACCCCGCCGCGGGCGACAGCGAGGTGCAGGGCGAGGGCGTGGTGGGACAGGAGCCGCTGATCGCGCCGGGAGGCGTGCACGAATACCAGAGCTTTTGCGTGCTGCGCGGGCCCGAGGGCCACATGGAGGGATACTACGTGATGGAGCGGCCCGACGGCGCCACCTTCCAGGCCGCCATCCCCCGCTTTCTGCTCAGGAGAAACCAGGCATGA
- a CDS encoding L,D-transpeptidase, translated as MALAFAGVLFGGGLARAQDSTTVRSEAAEERRTPTGPFALVVDLSERELYVMRGDEVERTYQVAIGKPEHPTPRGSFNVRRLIWNPRWVPPDAAWARNRRARAPGDPRNPMGRVKIFFRAPDYYIHGTHQEDSLGQAESHGCIRMRNADVIELAQMVMENGGARRSPSWFQQVINRVRSTAEVGLSSPVTLRIRE; from the coding sequence TTGGCGCTGGCGTTTGCGGGTGTGCTGTTCGGGGGAGGGCTGGCCCGGGCGCAGGACAGTACCACGGTGCGCAGCGAGGCGGCGGAGGAGCGCCGGACTCCTACCGGCCCGTTCGCGCTCGTCGTCGACCTGTCGGAGCGCGAGTTGTACGTGATGCGGGGCGACGAGGTGGAGCGGACGTACCAGGTGGCGATCGGAAAGCCCGAGCACCCCACGCCCCGCGGCTCGTTCAACGTCCGCCGGCTGATCTGGAATCCGCGGTGGGTTCCGCCCGATGCCGCGTGGGCGCGCAACCGCCGGGCGCGCGCGCCGGGCGACCCGCGCAACCCCATGGGCCGGGTGAAGATCTTCTTCCGCGCGCCGGACTACTACATCCACGGCACGCACCAGGAAGATTCCCTGGGCCAGGCCGAAAGCCACGGCTGCATCCGCATGCGCAACGCCGACGTGATCGAGCTTGCGCAGATGGTGATGGAGAACGGCGGCGCGCGCCGCAGCCCCAGTTGGTTTCAGCAGGTGATCAACCGCGTGCGGTCCACCGCCGAGGTGGGGCTCTCGTCGCCGGTCACGCTACGGATACGCGAGTAG
- a CDS encoding glycosyltransferase family 2 protein, whose product MLAALLYSLPWLLLPVLVAAFVRRRPRLDECPPVADGDAPLVTVIVPARNEAHNVGDCVSGLLASAYLRLRVVVVDDASEDGTAAVALGAGKGDPRLLVIDAAPLPAGWFGKPWACEQGVRQAEGELIAFCDADMRVEPELVGRSVAALRAHGAALLSAVPRQVLGGFWERVVMAQVGMLFLARYPDAGRVNRSPRTRDKIALGGYILVRRDAYQAVGGHRAVRHEVSEDMALAQRFHAAGHAPVLVHAEPYLRVRMYRSLAEIVEGWGKNLASSSTRTAPGPLAVLVPWLLVSGLFFFWLLPPLVLVRGALGIVGAPWVPAAGLAQAVSLGFWAAMYRREGQNPLYAALAPLGALVMAAIIIRSLLSGGRVTWKGRRYAPAAARG is encoded by the coding sequence TTGCTCGCGGCTCTGCTCTACTCCCTTCCGTGGCTGCTCCTTCCCGTGCTGGTGGCCGCGTTCGTCCGGCGGCGGCCCCGACTGGACGAGTGCCCGCCGGTGGCGGATGGAGACGCCCCGCTGGTGACGGTGATCGTCCCCGCGCGGAACGAGGCGCACAACGTGGGCGACTGCGTGAGCGGGCTGCTGGCGTCCGCGTATCTCCGCCTGCGGGTGGTCGTGGTGGACGACGCTTCCGAGGACGGCACGGCGGCAGTCGCGCTGGGGGCGGGAAAGGGCGATCCACGGCTGCTCGTGATCGATGCCGCGCCGCTGCCGGCCGGGTGGTTCGGCAAGCCGTGGGCGTGCGAGCAAGGGGTGCGGCAGGCGGAGGGCGAGCTGATCGCCTTCTGCGACGCCGACATGCGCGTGGAGCCGGAACTGGTGGGGCGGAGCGTGGCGGCGCTGAGGGCGCACGGGGCGGCGCTGCTGTCGGCGGTGCCGCGCCAGGTGCTGGGCGGGTTCTGGGAGCGCGTGGTGATGGCGCAGGTGGGAATGCTGTTCCTTGCCCGCTACCCTGACGCCGGGCGCGTCAACCGTTCCCCCCGCACCCGCGACAAGATCGCGCTCGGCGGATACATTCTCGTGCGGCGCGACGCGTACCAGGCCGTGGGCGGACACCGCGCCGTGCGCCACGAGGTGTCGGAAGACATGGCGCTGGCCCAGCGCTTTCACGCGGCCGGCCACGCGCCCGTGCTGGTGCACGCCGAGCCGTACCTCCGGGTGAGGATGTACCGCTCGCTGGCGGAAATCGTGGAGGGGTGGGGAAAGAACCTGGCGAGCTCGTCCACGCGGACGGCGCCGGGTCCGCTCGCCGTGCTGGTGCCCTGGCTGCTGGTGAGCGGCCTGTTCTTCTTCTGGCTGCTGCCGCCGCTGGTGCTGGTTCGCGGCGCGCTGGGCATCGTGGGCGCGCCGTGGGTTCCGGCGGCCGGTTTGGCGCAGGCCGTGTCGCTCGGGTTCTGGGCGGCCATGTACCGGCGCGAGGGGCAAAACCCGCTCTACGCGGCCCTGGCGCCGCTGGGTGCGCTGGTGATGGCGGCAATCATCATCCGCAGCCTGCTGAGCGGCGGGCGCGTGACGTGGAAGGGCCGGCGATACGCGCCGGCCGCCGCGCGGGGATGA
- a CDS encoding adenine phosphoribosyltransferase translates to MEHLKALIRDVPDFPLPGILFRDVTPLLRHPRGLADVVDAFAQRYRGRDVDAVVGIESRGFLFGAPLAVALGVGFVPVRKPGKLPADRISQSYELEYGTNTLEIHRDALLPGESVVVVDDLLATGGTANAAASLVRALGAHVVELAFVVELGFLRGRERLVDDPVHSLITY, encoded by the coding sequence ATGGAGCACCTGAAGGCGCTGATCCGCGACGTTCCCGACTTCCCTCTTCCGGGCATCCTGTTCCGCGACGTTACCCCCCTGCTGCGGCACCCGCGCGGTTTGGCGGACGTGGTGGACGCGTTCGCCCAGCGGTACCGAGGCCGCGACGTGGACGCGGTGGTGGGCATCGAGTCGCGCGGCTTCCTCTTCGGTGCGCCGCTGGCCGTGGCGCTCGGCGTGGGTTTCGTGCCGGTGCGCAAGCCGGGGAAGCTGCCGGCCGACCGCATCAGCCAGTCGTACGAGCTGGAATACGGCACCAACACGCTGGAGATCCACCGCGACGCGCTGCTCCCGGGCGAGTCGGTGGTGGTGGTCGACGATCTGCTGGCCACCGGCGGCACAGCCAATGCCGCCGCTTCGCTGGTCCGCGCGCTGGGTGCGCACGTCGTGGAGCTCGCCTTCGTGGTGGAACTCGGCTTCCTGCGCGGCCGCGAGCGCCTGGTCGACGATCCCGTGCACTCGCTGATCACGTATTAG
- a CDS encoding M48 family metallopeptidase, producing the protein MTEARQTRILTGIDPRSWEHPADRAALNALRKIPVFDEVLRAVFGFFGEKPLRLAFLSASVRVSPTQFGRVHRLYGEACRTLDAEPCPLYVRQDVTFNAFAYGMQKPFIVITSATVDALDDDELRFILGHEIGHVMSGHTLYLTMMTVLYQLATMGFPIVGLAARAVLAALMEWHRKAELSCDRAGILAVQNPQPAMRTMLKFAGGDSGDTNLADFLAQAEEYRETGDLADQVFKVLNVLALTHPAPVIRVAEMRTWFESGAYERILAGDYKRRGEPEPAYAQDLSAAAASYRDSARETFANAQQAARRVVDSFRQGFSGPR; encoded by the coding sequence ATGACCGAGGCGCGCCAGACCCGCATCCTCACCGGCATCGACCCCCGCAGCTGGGAGCACCCGGCCGACCGCGCCGCGCTGAACGCGCTTCGCAAGATCCCCGTCTTCGACGAGGTGCTGCGGGCGGTGTTCGGCTTCTTCGGTGAAAAGCCGCTGCGGCTGGCCTTTCTTTCCGCCTCGGTGCGCGTGAGCCCCACCCAGTTCGGCCGGGTGCACCGGCTGTACGGCGAAGCCTGCCGCACCCTCGACGCGGAGCCCTGTCCGCTGTACGTGCGCCAGGACGTAACGTTCAACGCCTTTGCGTACGGCATGCAGAAGCCGTTCATCGTCATCACCTCGGCCACGGTCGACGCGCTGGACGACGACGAGCTGCGGTTCATCCTGGGGCACGAGATCGGCCACGTGATGAGCGGCCACACGCTGTACCTGACGATGATGACGGTGCTGTACCAGCTGGCGACGATGGGCTTTCCCATCGTGGGGCTGGCCGCCCGCGCGGTGCTCGCCGCACTGATGGAGTGGCACCGCAAGGCCGAGCTCAGCTGCGACCGCGCGGGGATCCTGGCGGTGCAGAACCCCCAGCCGGCCATGCGCACCATGCTGAAGTTCGCCGGCGGCGACTCCGGCGACACCAACCTGGCCGACTTCCTGGCCCAGGCCGAGGAGTACCGCGAAACCGGCGACCTGGCCGACCAGGTGTTCAAGGTGCTCAACGTGCTGGCGCTCACGCACCCGGCGCCGGTGATCCGCGTGGCCGAAATGCGCACCTGGTTCGAGAGCGGCGCCTACGAGCGCATCCTTGCGGGCGACTACAAACGCCGCGGCGAACCCGAGCCCGCATACGCGCAGGACCTGTCCGCCGCCGCCGCGAGCTACCGCGACAGCGCCCGCGAAACCTTCGCCAACGCCCAGCAGGCGGCCCGCCGCGTGGTGGACTCGTTCCGGCAGGGGTTCAGCGGCCCGCGGTAG
- a CDS encoding PrsW family intramembrane metalloprotease yields the protein MNSQETGFPAFPRLVHEAQPHPMLTRGALLCGVLSLAIIASQLGPRAFLLGFAVAALPVPIYVVLVLWLDRFEPEPARTLAQTFAWGATVAVFVALIVNSVTEEAVGGVLGPDAGELFGSLVTAPVIEEVAKGVALLLLYRELKDEFDGVIDGVVYASMVGLGFAMIENVQYYGDAIARGDESSVLTFFLRGMMSPFAHPLFTSMFGIGLGYVRERHGQGTRWLAPLLGLLVAVLLHSLWNLAASFEGWFLALYLAVMLPAFLAVLGLIYLSLLREGRVLRQHLASLVGDGVLTGEELEALCRVRARLEASMAAWRRGGVTHWRDRREMHRIASELAFHRWRVLRGLSLGPDADAEREAEYLGRLCELCAVARTLQGGRDAGPGGALPS from the coding sequence ATGAACTCGCAGGAAACGGGCTTTCCCGCGTTCCCCCGCCTGGTGCACGAGGCACAGCCGCACCCCATGCTCACGCGCGGGGCGCTGCTTTGCGGCGTGCTGAGCCTTGCCATCATCGCGTCGCAGCTGGGGCCGCGGGCGTTCCTGCTGGGCTTTGCCGTCGCGGCGCTGCCGGTGCCCATCTACGTGGTGCTCGTCCTGTGGCTGGACAGGTTCGAGCCGGAGCCGGCGCGTACCCTGGCGCAGACCTTTGCGTGGGGCGCCACGGTGGCCGTGTTCGTTGCGCTGATCGTCAACTCGGTGACGGAAGAGGCGGTAGGCGGGGTGCTGGGGCCCGACGCGGGCGAGCTGTTCGGCAGCCTGGTGACCGCGCCGGTGATCGAGGAGGTGGCCAAGGGCGTGGCGCTGCTGCTGCTGTACCGCGAGCTCAAGGACGAGTTCGACGGGGTGATCGACGGCGTGGTGTACGCGTCGATGGTGGGGCTGGGCTTCGCGATGATCGAGAACGTGCAGTACTACGGCGACGCCATCGCGCGGGGCGACGAAAGCTCGGTGCTGACGTTCTTTCTGCGCGGCATGATGTCGCCATTCGCGCATCCGCTGTTCACCAGCATGTTCGGCATCGGGCTGGGGTACGTGCGCGAGCGGCACGGCCAGGGAACGCGCTGGCTGGCGCCGCTGCTGGGGCTGCTCGTAGCCGTGCTGCTGCACTCGTTGTGGAACCTGGCGGCGAGCTTCGAGGGCTGGTTCCTGGCCCTGTACCTGGCGGTGATGCTGCCCGCGTTCCTGGCGGTGCTGGGGCTGATCTACCTGTCTCTGCTGCGCGAGGGACGCGTGCTGCGCCAGCACCTCGCCTCGCTTGTGGGAGACGGCGTGCTGACCGGTGAAGAGCTGGAGGCACTCTGCCGGGTGCGCGCGCGGCTGGAGGCCAGCATGGCGGCGTGGCGCCGGGGCGGGGTCACGCACTGGCGCGACCGCCGCGAGATGCACCGCATCGCGAGTGAGCTTGCGTTCCACCGGTGGCGGGTGCTGCGCGGGCTTTCGCTGGGGCCGGATGCGGACGCCGAGCGAGAGGCGGAATACCTGGGCCGCCTCTGCGAGCTGTGCGCCGTAGCCCGAACCCTGCAGGGCGGGCGTGATGCGGGTCCGGGCGGGGCTCTGCCGTCCTGA
- a CDS encoding metallophosphoesterase family protein yields the protein MIRRTPMRYALISDIHANLPALQAVLASIAARGDVDATYHLGDLVGYAPWPHESVDTIRAAGIAGVAGNYDSTVAADYKHCGCKYEDARQEELSHLSYAWTREHVSRETKAFLAALPFRLDLRPNGGHAPGPRVILVHGTPTLNTLYWTADRPDDFCLKMAAQAGASAGDVICFGHTHVPWHREVGGIHFVNTGSVGRPKDGDWRAGYVVLTVDGSVLVEVVRVEYDVERAMEGIRQSELPDDFADQLRRGGSPRPDTNTGGDT from the coding sequence ATGATCCGCCGGACTCCCATGCGCTACGCGCTGATCTCCGACATTCACGCCAACCTCCCGGCGCTGCAGGCGGTGCTGGCGTCCATCGCAGCCCGGGGCGACGTGGACGCGACGTATCACCTGGGCGACCTGGTGGGATACGCGCCGTGGCCGCACGAAAGCGTCGACACCATCCGCGCGGCCGGCATCGCGGGCGTGGCGGGAAACTACGACTCCACCGTGGCCGCGGATTACAAGCACTGCGGCTGCAAGTACGAGGACGCCCGGCAGGAGGAGCTTTCGCACCTGAGCTACGCGTGGACGCGCGAGCACGTGTCGCGGGAAACGAAGGCGTTCCTGGCCGCGCTTCCGTTTCGCCTGGACCTGCGGCCCAACGGCGGCCACGCGCCGGGGCCCCGCGTGATCCTGGTGCACGGTACGCCCACCCTCAACACGCTGTACTGGACGGCGGACCGCCCGGACGACTTCTGCCTGAAGATGGCCGCGCAGGCGGGCGCGTCGGCCGGTGACGTGATCTGTTTCGGCCACACGCACGTGCCGTGGCACCGGGAGGTGGGCGGCATCCATTTCGTGAACACCGGCTCGGTGGGGCGCCCCAAGGATGGCGACTGGCGCGCGGGCTACGTCGTGCTGACGGTGGATGGCAGCGTGCTCGTGGAGGTGGTGCGCGTGGAGTACGACGTGGAGCGGGCGATGGAGGGCATCCGCCAGAGCGAACTGCCCGACGACTTTGCCGATCAACTGCGCCGGGGCGGATCGCCGCGGCCGGACACCAACACCGGAGGCGACACGTGA
- a CDS encoding AI-2E family transporter: MSEAQVRRVVWRSADVARIFVMGMLFLFLWRFFWLVHGAVFVVLLAILIAIVIHQPARWLAKHGLPFRIGLVLMVILFVGSMVGLLWAMIPQVVSQMRVLAVQLPATVEHAQTWLGEETGQGPNSEFARNVTRQFTDFVGRFVPLAFNMITTVLGSFAIIVLASFFAAQPNLYRSLLLGLISPEVRPQWTRIYDEAGRSLRSWVIGKALTMLLIGVVTYVGLTLFKIPGALALAAFAALMEFIPNFGPTIAAAPAMMVALTISPMTAVYVALFYFLLQQVQNAITVPLVEQRAVNIPPAVLLVWQLMLALGFGLMALFVATPLLAVIVVAVRVLYVEPQEARSQWDRREALAAQERSEALADPASTVLDPPVAPPLGEDRPPSS; encoded by the coding sequence ATGTCAGAAGCCCAGGTTCGCCGCGTAGTCTGGAGATCCGCCGACGTCGCGCGGATCTTCGTCATGGGAATGCTGTTCCTGTTCCTGTGGCGCTTCTTCTGGTTGGTGCACGGCGCGGTGTTCGTCGTGCTGCTGGCCATCCTGATCGCCATCGTCATCCACCAGCCGGCGCGGTGGCTGGCCAAACACGGGCTGCCGTTCCGCATCGGCCTGGTGCTGATGGTGATTCTGTTCGTGGGCAGCATGGTGGGGCTGCTGTGGGCCATGATCCCGCAGGTGGTCAGCCAGATGCGCGTGCTGGCGGTTCAGCTTCCCGCGACGGTCGAGCACGCCCAGACGTGGCTGGGCGAAGAGACGGGCCAGGGACCCAACTCGGAGTTCGCGCGGAACGTCACCCGCCAGTTCACGGACTTCGTTGGGCGGTTCGTTCCGCTGGCGTTCAACATGATCACCACGGTGCTGGGCTCGTTCGCCATCATCGTGCTGGCCAGCTTCTTCGCCGCGCAGCCCAACCTGTACCGCTCGCTGCTGCTGGGGCTGATCTCGCCCGAGGTGCGGCCGCAGTGGACGCGCATCTACGACGAGGCGGGCCGCAGCCTGCGTTCGTGGGTGATCGGCAAGGCGCTCACCATGCTGCTGATCGGCGTGGTGACGTACGTGGGGCTTACGCTGTTCAAGATTCCCGGCGCCCTGGCCCTGGCCGCGTTCGCGGCGCTGATGGAGTTCATTCCCAACTTCGGCCCGACGATCGCCGCGGCACCGGCCATGATGGTGGCGCTCACCATCTCGCCCATGACGGCGGTGTACGTGGCGCTGTTCTACTTTCTGCTCCAGCAGGTGCAGAACGCCATCACGGTTCCGCTGGTGGAGCAGCGGGCGGTGAACATTCCTCCCGCCGTGCTGCTGGTGTGGCAGCTGATGCTGGCGTTGGGGTTCGGGCTGATGGCGCTGTTCGTGGCCACGCCGCTGCTGGCCGTGATCGTGGTGGCCGTGCGGGTACTCTACGTGGAACCGCAGGAGGCGCGAAGCCAGTGGGACCGCCGCGAGGCGCTGGCGGCGCAGGAGCGGAGCGAGGCCTTGGCCGATCCCGCGTCCACCGTGCTCGACCCGCCAGTCGCGCCACCCCTTGGCGAGGACCGGCCGCCCTCCTCGTGA
- a CDS encoding BsuPI-related putative proteinase inhibitor, producing MTRRLPAFAALLLALAACETGSERKPAVSVRLRTTPGDTIAPGDSLHMSAWVINREREPLKLEFESQCQVEMFVLTEDKSIVHPPGGGSTCISTPTSLEVPANDSVRVDDAWLAAAPQPGEYAAYAVVSSYHVTRGERRDYKLSHRSNIVTFQVARPPS from the coding sequence ATGACCCGCCGCCTCCCGGCGTTCGCCGCGCTGCTCCTGGCGCTCGCCGCCTGCGAAACCGGCAGCGAAAGGAAGCCGGCGGTCAGCGTGCGCCTGCGCACCACCCCGGGCGATACCATCGCGCCGGGCGATTCGCTGCACATGAGCGCCTGGGTGATCAACCGCGAGCGCGAGCCGCTGAAGCTGGAGTTCGAAAGCCAGTGCCAGGTAGAGATGTTCGTGCTGACGGAGGACAAGTCGATCGTCCACCCGCCCGGCGGCGGCAGCACCTGCATCAGCACGCCCACGTCGCTGGAGGTGCCGGCGAACGACTCCGTGCGCGTGGACGATGCATGGCTGGCGGCGGCGCCCCAGCCGGGCGAGTACGCGGCCTACGCGGTGGTCTCCAGCTATCACGTCACCCGCGGCGAGCGCCGGGACTACAAGCTCAGCCACCGCTCGAACATCGTGACCTTCCAGGTCGCCCGGCCCCCGAGCTGA
- a CDS encoding SRPBCC family protein: protein MKLHVLDRTQRVPIPLEQAWDFFSDARNLATITPPEMGFEVTSPLPERMYAGMIIIYRVRPLLGVPVTWVTEITHVEEQVRFVDEQRFGPYRFWHHQHLFRAIPGGVEMRDIVHYALPPGGGVARRWLVTPKLEQIFDYRRKVLHDRFGLLA, encoded by the coding sequence ATGAAGCTGCACGTGCTCGACCGCACCCAGCGGGTGCCGATTCCGCTGGAGCAGGCGTGGGACTTCTTTTCCGACGCGCGCAACCTGGCGACGATCACCCCGCCCGAGATGGGCTTCGAGGTCACGTCGCCGCTGCCCGAGCGCATGTACGCGGGGATGATCATCATCTACCGCGTCCGCCCGCTGCTGGGCGTTCCCGTCACCTGGGTGACGGAGATCACGCACGTGGAAGAGCAGGTGCGCTTCGTGGACGAGCAGCGCTTCGGCCCGTACCGCTTCTGGCATCACCAGCACCTGTTCCGCGCGATTCCGGGCGGCGTGGAGATGCGCGACATCGTGCACTACGCGCTGCCGCCGGGCGGCGGCGTGGCGCGCCGCTGGCTGGTGACGCCCAAGCTGGAACAGATCTTCGACTACCGGCGCAAGGTGTTGCATGACCGGTTCGGCCTGCTGGCCTGA
- a CDS encoding PIG-L deacetylase family protein, whose protein sequence is MQKTLLVGLAHPDDEVGAAGTILAQRARGDRVVVVWLTRGEMTEALGPIPTAEVAARREEHGRRAGEILGVETRFMDFADCSIDASPESAHRVARLLAEIRPDALLTWGDAWGRGMRHPDHQASGKIFRDAITLARIAKVVGPGQPHRAPVPVFTFRGAHSALPAVAVDVEPFREQIHELGRFYRENIGFGNAEWIDRRLRVTGEPYGLRYAEVFDAWETRGGIVPSLLPAEFDDGEVQHPDREAGA, encoded by the coding sequence ATGCAGAAAACGCTGCTGGTGGGGCTGGCCCACCCGGACGACGAGGTGGGGGCCGCGGGAACCATCCTGGCCCAGCGGGCGCGGGGCGACCGCGTGGTGGTGGTGTGGCTGACGCGCGGAGAGATGACGGAGGCGCTGGGCCCCATCCCCACCGCCGAGGTGGCCGCCCGGCGCGAGGAGCACGGCCGCCGCGCGGGCGAAATCCTGGGTGTGGAAACGCGGTTCATGGACTTCGCGGACTGCTCGATCGACGCCAGTCCCGAGAGCGCCCACCGCGTCGCCCGGCTGTTAGCGGAGATTCGCCCCGACGCGCTGCTCACCTGGGGCGACGCCTGGGGGCGCGGCATGCGCCACCCCGACCACCAGGCCAGCGGCAAGATCTTCCGCGACGCCATCACCCTGGCCCGCATCGCCAAGGTGGTGGGCCCCGGGCAGCCGCACCGCGCACCGGTGCCCGTCTTCACCTTTCGCGGCGCCCACTCCGCGCTGCCCGCCGTGGCGGTGGACGTGGAGCCCTTCCGCGAGCAGATCCACGAGCTGGGCCGCTTCTACCGGGAAAACATCGGCTTCGGCAACGCGGAATGGATCGACCGGCGGCTGCGCGTGACGGGCGAGCCGTACGGCCTGCGCTACGCCGAGGTGTTCGATGCCTGGGAAACGCGCGGCGGCATCGTTCCCTCGCTGCTCCCCGCCGAGTTCGACGATGGCGAGGTGCAGCACCCGGACCGCGAGGCGGGGGCGTAA
- a CDS encoding MIP family channel protein has translation MTDLYRRAGAEALGTFFLVLIGPGAVMVNARTDALGHPGVALAFAFVVTAMVYALGHLSGAHINPAVTIGLASRGRFPAREVLPYVLAQCAGATLASFASRAALGSVGDVGASLPSVPHGAAFGVEFLLSFVLMFVIMGVATDERATAGASGLAVGVTIGFCAMVGGPLTGASMNPARTLGPALAGGGWEGHWIYWIAPIAGMLAAAWVYDALRPAGRAGVVPTGVPLGTEGPIDQGRRV, from the coding sequence GTGACGGACCTGTACAGGCGCGCCGGCGCCGAGGCGCTGGGCACATTCTTTCTCGTCCTGATCGGCCCCGGGGCGGTGATGGTGAATGCGCGGACCGACGCGCTGGGCCACCCCGGCGTGGCGCTCGCCTTCGCCTTCGTGGTGACCGCGATGGTGTATGCGCTGGGGCACCTTTCGGGCGCGCACATCAACCCGGCGGTGACCATCGGGCTGGCGTCGCGCGGCCGGTTCCCCGCACGCGAGGTACTGCCCTACGTCCTCGCCCAGTGCGCGGGCGCCACCCTGGCGTCGTTCGCCTCGCGCGCGGCGCTGGGCAGCGTCGGCGACGTGGGTGCCAGCCTACCCTCGGTGCCGCACGGGGCGGCGTTCGGCGTGGAGTTCCTGCTTTCGTTCGTGCTGATGTTCGTGATCATGGGCGTGGCCACGGACGAGCGCGCCACGGCGGGCGCGTCCGGGCTGGCCGTGGGCGTGACGATCGGCTTCTGCGCGATGGTAGGCGGGCCGCTGACGGGCGCGTCGATGAATCCAGCGCGGACGCTGGGTCCGGCGCTGGCGGGAGGTGGATGGGAGGGGCACTGGATCTACTGGATCGCGCCGATCGCCGGGATGCTCGCGGCGGCGTGGGTGTACGATGCGCTCCGGCCGGCGGGTCGCGCGGGCGTTGTCCCGACGGGCGTGCCGCTGGGCACCGAGGGACCGATCGACCAGGGACGGCGCGTGTAG